One Defluviitoga tunisiensis genomic window carries:
- a CDS encoding ABC transporter ATP-binding protein, giving the protein MSEVLTVNNLKLYYFTRKGVVKALDDVSFSLKEGETLGLVGESGCGKTTLGMGLLRMPSPPGKIVDGEIIIDNENIIHLKENELRKRIRWNKISMIFQGAMNSLTPVYNIKKQMLETLLNHREMEEEQTLEIIKKYINYVGLSEDVLKRYPHELSGGMKQRVVIATALFLEPKIVIADEPTTALDVVVQAQIINLLKKLKHDLNLSFIFITHDLATEAEVADRIMVMYAGKIAEIGTNDQIYGKQGPSHPYTKGLLGATPKLREKVEELAFIPGTPPDLLNPPTGCRFHERCPVAFDKCILNEPPLKEIEPEHFVACWRCYDE; this is encoded by the coding sequence ATGAGCGAAGTGTTAACTGTTAATAATCTGAAATTATATTATTTTACACGCAAAGGAGTTGTTAAAGCTTTAGATGATGTTAGCTTTTCTCTAAAAGAGGGAGAAACCCTAGGGCTAGTTGGAGAATCCGGTTGCGGTAAAACTACCCTAGGAATGGGACTTTTACGGATGCCTAGCCCTCCAGGAAAAATCGTTGATGGTGAAATAATAATTGATAACGAAAATATCATTCACTTGAAAGAAAATGAACTAAGAAAACGGATTAGATGGAATAAAATATCGATGATATTTCAAGGAGCTATGAATAGTTTGACTCCAGTTTATAATATAAAAAAGCAAATGTTAGAAACACTTTTAAATCATCGCGAAATGGAGGAAGAACAAACCCTCGAAATAATAAAAAAATACATAAATTATGTTGGTTTATCTGAAGATGTTTTAAAAAGATATCCTCACGAACTTTCAGGTGGAATGAAGCAGAGAGTAGTTATTGCAACTGCACTTTTTCTTGAACCAAAAATAGTTATAGCTGATGAACCCACAACAGCCTTAGATGTTGTAGTTCAAGCTCAAATAATTAATTTGTTAAAAAAATTAAAACATGATTTGAATCTTTCTTTTATATTTATCACACATGATCTAGCAACAGAAGCAGAAGTTGCTGATAGAATTATGGTCATGTATGCTGGTAAAATAGCAGAAATTGGAACAAATGATCAGATATATGGAAAACAAGGACCTTCTCATCCATACACAAAAGGTCTTTTGGGTGCTACTCCAAAGTTAAGAGAAAAAGTTGAAGAACTTGCTTTTATTCCTGGTACACCACCTGATCTTCTCAATCCTCCAACCGGTTGCAGGTTCCATGAACGCTGTCCTGTGGCTTTTGATAAGTGTATTTTAAATGAACCACCTTTAAAAGAGATAGAACCTGAGCATTTTGTTGCTTGTTGGAGGTGTTATGATGAATGA
- a CDS encoding ABC transporter ATP-binding protein has product MNDEIILSVKNIKKWFPLRRSITEVFKGKKRWVKAVDGVTFNIKKGEIFALIGESGCGKTTTGRLIMKIEELTSGQIIFKGTDTSTLSSSTEIKKYREEVQMVFQDPYASMNPRFRVRDVLYEPLIIHKKTKDSREMEKIARRALEEVKLTPPEEFLDRFPHMLSGGQRQRVATARTLVLSPNLIIADEPVSMIDLSTRAEILHMMKEVQENLNLTYLYITHDLSTARYFCDRIAVMYLGRIVELGTSDEIIENPLHPYTKALIAAVPEPIAGKENIIKDIPIKGEIPSAANIPKGCRFHNRCIYSKPLCYENVDDPELVEDSNGHYVACYRYKEINQEVQNI; this is encoded by the coding sequence ATGAATGATGAAATTATTTTGAGTGTAAAAAATATAAAAAAATGGTTCCCACTAAGAAGATCGATTACTGAAGTTTTCAAGGGTAAAAAAAGATGGGTAAAAGCGGTTGACGGTGTTACCTTTAATATAAAGAAAGGTGAGATTTTTGCTCTTATTGGTGAATCAGGCTGTGGAAAAACCACTACAGGCCGTTTGATAATGAAAATAGAAGAGCTTACTTCTGGACAAATCATTTTTAAAGGAACTGATACATCCACTTTATCTTCTTCAACTGAAATAAAAAAGTATAGAGAAGAAGTACAAATGGTTTTCCAGGATCCATACGCATCAATGAACCCAAGATTTAGAGTTAGAGATGTATTATATGAACCATTGATTATCCATAAAAAAACTAAAGATTCTAGGGAAATGGAAAAAATTGCCAGAAGAGCTCTTGAGGAAGTTAAATTAACACCTCCTGAAGAATTTCTGGATAGATTTCCTCATATGCTTAGTGGTGGTCAAAGACAGAGAGTAGCTACTGCAAGAACTTTAGTACTTTCTCCAAATCTAATCATAGCTGATGAACCTGTATCCATGATTGATCTTTCAACAAGGGCAGAAATATTACATATGATGAAGGAAGTCCAAGAAAATTTGAATTTAACTTATTTATATATAACTCATGATTTATCAACTGCTAGGTATTTCTGTGACAGAATTGCTGTAATGTACCTAGGTAGAATTGTTGAATTGGGAACTTCTGATGAAATTATAGAAAATCCTTTACATCCTTATACCAAAGCATTAATAGCAGCTGTTCCGGAACCTATTGCAGGTAAAGAAAATATTATTAAAGATATTCCCATAAAAGGAGAAATTCCTTCTGCAGCAAATATACCTAAAGGTTGTAGATTCCATAACAGATGTATATACTCAAAACCATTGTGCTATGAAAATGTAGATGATCCAGAGCTTGTTGAAGATTCAAATGGACATTATGTGGCTTGTTATAGATACAAAGAAATAAATCAAGAAGTGCAAAACATTTAA
- a CDS encoding ABC transporter permease, producing the protein MYWKYVLKRIIIGLIIYVLIIFIYSVLFNVMFAVNNRYLLEGSVVSKIFSSWIDTLTFNYGQSNVIRSFKGETDVIKIVLERIPNTLLLFTSSIIIDIFFGIWLGIKKAQKAGSLMDKTTSIITMICYGLPVWWVGLVMIMLFAFTFSLFPSNGILSVPPPETFLKRMLDIMYHMFLPVTTLVSLNFWGRAYLTRNIVLVNLQEDFIMSARARGIPERTVLYGHALRTSAPPILTMSILSLINSFSGALIFEGIFNWPGMGNLYWAAVQMNDIPVLLGNLSITTLIYIFGMIILDLVYGFLDPRIKIDGAA; encoded by the coding sequence ATGTATTGGAAATATGTTCTAAAAAGAATAATAATAGGACTTATCATATATGTACTAATAATATTTATATATTCTGTTCTGTTCAATGTCATGTTTGCAGTAAATAATAGATATCTTTTGGAAGGTTCTGTAGTATCAAAAATTTTCTCTAGTTGGATAGACACACTTACTTTTAATTATGGTCAATCTAACGTAATAAGATCTTTTAAAGGAGAAACTGATGTTATTAAGATTGTGCTTGAAAGGATTCCAAACACTCTGCTTCTCTTTACATCATCTATAATAATTGATATTTTTTTTGGAATATGGTTAGGAATAAAAAAAGCTCAAAAAGCTGGAAGTCTTATGGATAAAACAACTTCTATAATCACAATGATTTGTTATGGGCTACCTGTATGGTGGGTTGGTTTAGTAATGATTATGCTTTTTGCTTTCACTTTTTCTTTATTTCCTTCAAACGGTATTCTTAGCGTTCCACCTCCAGAAACTTTTTTAAAAAGAATGTTGGACATTATGTATCACATGTTTTTACCAGTAACAACCCTAGTTTCATTAAACTTTTGGGGTAGAGCCTATTTAACTAGAAATATAGTTTTAGTTAATTTGCAGGAAGATTTTATTATGTCTGCAAGAGCTCGTGGTATACCAGAAAGAACTGTTTTATATGGTCATGCATTAAGAACTTCGGCCCCTCCAATTTTGACTATGTCTATTTTATCTTTGATAAATTCTTTCTCAGGTGCTTTAATTTTTGAAGGCATATTCAATTGGCCTGGAATGGGTAACCTTTACTGGGCAGCTGTTCAAATGAACGATATACCTGTCCTTTTGGGAAATCTATCAATAACTACACTTATATATATATTTGGGATGATAATATTAGACTTAGTTTATGGTTTTTTAGACCCTAGGATAAAAATAGATGGAGCTGCATAA
- the hslV gene encoding ATP-dependent protease subunit HslV: protein MQFQGTTIIGVKRNGKTVIGGDGQVTMGETVFKGNARKVRRIGEGKVISGFAGSVADALALYERFETKYKSSNGNLVKAAVELTKEWRMDKVLRRLEALLLVADKDNMLLISGNGEVMEPQEDVIAIGSGGPYAYAAALALLRNTELDAEEIVQKSLHIAGQICIYTNENISLEIIE from the coding sequence GTGCAATTTCAAGGAACGACAATAATTGGTGTAAAAAGAAATGGAAAGACTGTTATAGGCGGTGATGGTCAAGTAACAATGGGAGAAACTGTTTTCAAAGGCAATGCTCGAAAAGTAAGGAGAATAGGAGAAGGAAAAGTAATTTCTGGATTTGCTGGTTCTGTCGCAGATGCATTAGCTTTATATGAAAGGTTTGAAACTAAGTATAAATCCTCTAATGGTAATTTAGTTAAAGCCGCAGTAGAACTTACAAAGGAGTGGAGAATGGATAAGGTATTAAGACGATTAGAGGCATTACTACTAGTTGCCGATAAGGATAATATGTTGTTAATATCTGGAAATGGCGAGGTAATGGAACCTCAAGAAGATGTTATAGCTATTGGTTCTGGAGGTCCATATGCGTATGCTGCTGCCCTGGCTCTTTTAAGAAATACAGAGTTAGATGCTGAGGAAATAGTTCAAAAGTCATTACACATTGCAGGTCAAATATGTATATATACCAACGAAAATATTTCCTTGGAGATAATAGAATGA
- a CDS encoding ATP-grasp domain-containing protein — MIIPIVAGGNSLEREVSFRSAKNIEKSLNNLGFETKILDPIDKNFIYQITDYKFVFNIVHGDFGEDGRLPSLFELLGIDYTCSNPETSYITYDKYLFYLFFKESIKMPKTCLTSVFIDPPFELPLVIKPRKSGSSKGVFIIHNLEEYKLYLEKDLIEFGDVIIQEYIKGEEITISFIEDKEEFELLPLLRIIPKKEFYDYEAKYTNGLTDLKPWMDPPEKIRKQVHRIGEIITNSIFLKDMFRVDAIVKENEVYVLEVNTIPGMTDLSDLPTSAKAIGLEFEDIIKFILKNHSIFL, encoded by the coding sequence TTGATAATTCCCATAGTTGCTGGAGGCAATTCTTTAGAGCGTGAAGTTTCATTTAGAAGCGCTAAAAATATTGAAAAAAGTCTTAACAATTTAGGATTTGAAACCAAAATTTTAGATCCTATCGACAAGAACTTTATATATCAAATAACAGATTATAAATTTGTGTTCAACATTGTTCATGGAGATTTTGGAGAAGATGGGAGGCTTCCTTCTCTTTTTGAATTGTTAGGCATTGATTACACGTGTTCAAATCCTGAAACATCATACATAACTTATGATAAATACTTGTTTTATCTTTTTTTTAAAGAATCTATTAAAATGCCAAAAACATGTTTAACTAGTGTTTTTATAGATCCCCCTTTTGAATTACCTTTAGTGATTAAGCCGAGAAAAAGTGGTTCTAGTAAAGGGGTATTTATTATTCATAACTTGGAAGAATACAAGCTTTATTTAGAAAAAGATTTAATAGAATTTGGCGATGTAATTATACAAGAATACATAAAAGGTGAAGAGATTACAATTTCTTTTATAGAAGACAAGGAAGAGTTTGAACTTTTACCCTTGTTGCGAATTATCCCCAAAAAGGAATTTTATGATTATGAAGCAAAGTATACAAATGGGTTAACTGATTTAAAACCATGGATGGACCCTCCTGAAAAAATAAGAAAACAGGTGCACAGAATTGGAGAGATAATTACAAATTCAATATTTTTGAAAGATATGTTTAGAGTCGATGCCATTGTAAAAGAGAATGAAGTTTATGTATTAGAAGTAAACACTATACCAGGAATGACAGATTTAAGCGATCTACCAACTTCGGCAAAAGCAATTGGCTTAGAATTCGAAGATATTATAAAATTTATCCTGAAAAATCATTCGATTTTTTTGTAA
- the topA gene encoding type I DNA topoisomerase, which produces MARKSNEETKSNKKKSKNMKNDVKNENIKYVVIVESPSKAKTIERYLGKDYKVIASKGHIRDLPQKEFGVKIENNFEPEFQIIPNKEKVIKEIQKETKNKKVLLASDMDREGEAIAWHLSQLLDLDPQEKNRIIFSEITKNAILNSVNNPRSLDLNKVDAQIARRILDRIVGYKISPLVWRVLKNYNTSAGRVQSAALKLIIDRERKIFTFKPKKYFKIFLDHNGLIIPLTKENGKTLKPETINAKKKNEIFDYLKDKEMKVTSIEEKETFKNPPSPFITSTMQQSAVSIFNWSSSKVMKIAQDLYEGIETPEGSTAFITYMRTDSTRISEEAKKAALEYLEKNYGKQYVGNYINKGKKSNVQDAHEAIRPTDVNIDPEKAKKLISGDHLKLYTLIWNRFMASQAAPAKYQERKYIIEDENLKYSFEITSKKCLFEGFEKFWKSSNGENYFELDKNEKITYEELKFEEKETNPPNRYTEATLIKELEAKEIGRPSTYATIILTLLERKYVVKIDKSTLRPTTTGFVVNDFLEKFFPDIVDVKFTARMEKDLDQIEEGKNKGKKVLEDFYVEFEKFLERASKEIKNGELELNYESDVPCKKCGKMMVLNFGRYGLYLSCDECKETLKIPLESFGVTIKNKLYIKDFLETNLKINEENNKTGEKCPVCGGDLILKIGKYGEFIACSNYPKCTFTKNVNARGSCPNCGGEVEKLRSKKGKIYYKCTSCGEMFWNEPSEYKCPSCGETLFYRTSRGKEKLYCEKDKKYYELEKIKK; this is translated from the coding sequence ATGGCAAGAAAAAGTAATGAAGAAACGAAGAGCAATAAAAAAAAGAGCAAAAATATGAAGAACGACGTTAAGAATGAAAATATAAAATATGTTGTGATAGTAGAATCGCCTTCAAAGGCAAAGACTATAGAAAGATATCTGGGGAAGGATTATAAGGTTATTGCTTCAAAGGGACACATTAGGGATTTACCTCAAAAAGAGTTTGGGGTTAAGATTGAAAATAATTTTGAGCCAGAATTTCAAATAATTCCAAATAAAGAAAAGGTAATCAAAGAAATACAGAAAGAAACTAAAAACAAAAAAGTATTATTAGCGTCTGATATGGACAGAGAAGGTGAAGCAATAGCTTGGCATCTTTCACAATTGTTAGATCTTGATCCTCAAGAAAAAAATAGGATAATATTCTCAGAAATAACAAAAAACGCTATTTTAAATTCTGTAAATAATCCTAGAAGTCTTGATTTAAATAAAGTTGATGCACAAATAGCTAGAAGAATTTTAGACAGAATAGTAGGATACAAAATTTCTCCTTTAGTATGGAGAGTTCTTAAAAACTATAATACAAGTGCTGGAAGAGTTCAGTCAGCAGCGTTAAAATTAATAATTGACAGAGAAAGAAAAATATTTACGTTTAAACCTAAAAAGTATTTTAAAATATTTTTGGATCATAACGGTTTGATCATTCCTTTAACCAAAGAAAATGGTAAGACTTTAAAACCAGAAACTATTAATGCAAAAAAGAAAAATGAAATTTTTGATTATCTAAAAGATAAAGAAATGAAAGTTACTAGTATAGAGGAAAAAGAAACATTTAAAAATCCGCCTTCTCCTTTTATTACAAGTACTATGCAACAGAGTGCGGTTTCAATATTTAATTGGAGTTCAAGTAAGGTTATGAAAATTGCTCAAGATTTGTATGAAGGTATAGAAACGCCTGAAGGAAGTACTGCATTTATAACTTATATGAGAACAGATTCAACAAGGATATCTGAAGAAGCCAAAAAAGCGGCTTTAGAATATTTAGAGAAAAATTATGGAAAACAATATGTTGGGAATTATATAAATAAGGGTAAAAAATCAAATGTACAAGATGCGCATGAAGCTATTAGGCCGACAGATGTAAATATTGATCCCGAAAAAGCTAAAAAGCTTATTTCAGGAGATCATTTAAAATTATATACTTTGATATGGAACAGATTTATGGCATCTCAAGCAGCTCCTGCAAAATATCAGGAAAGAAAGTATATAATAGAAGATGAGAATTTGAAATATTCATTTGAAATAACCTCTAAAAAATGTCTTTTTGAAGGATTTGAAAAATTTTGGAAGTCATCAAACGGAGAAAATTACTTTGAACTTGATAAAAATGAAAAAATTACTTATGAAGAACTTAAATTTGAAGAAAAGGAAACAAATCCACCAAACAGGTATACAGAAGCTACTTTAATTAAAGAACTTGAAGCCAAGGAAATTGGAAGACCTTCAACTTATGCAACAATAATATTAACCTTATTAGAGAGAAAATATGTAGTAAAAATAGATAAAAGTACACTTAGGCCCACCACAACTGGTTTTGTAGTCAACGATTTTTTAGAAAAATTTTTTCCAGATATAGTTGATGTTAAATTTACAGCGAGAATGGAAAAAGATTTAGACCAAATAGAGGAAGGGAAAAACAAAGGTAAGAAAGTTTTAGAAGACTTTTACGTAGAGTTTGAAAAATTTCTTGAAAGGGCTTCAAAGGAAATAAAAAATGGAGAATTAGAATTAAATTACGAAAGCGATGTTCCTTGCAAAAAATGTGGCAAAATGATGGTGTTAAATTTTGGAAGATACGGATTATACCTTTCATGTGATGAATGCAAAGAAACTTTAAAGATACCATTAGAATCATTTGGTGTGACCATAAAAAACAAATTGTATATTAAAGATTTTTTAGAAACTAATCTAAAAATTAATGAAGAAAACAATAAAACCGGTGAGAAATGTCCAGTCTGTGGGGGAGATTTGATTTTAAAAATTGGAAAATACGGAGAATTTATTGCTTGTAGCAATTATCCAAAATGCACTTTTACAAAAAATGTAAATGCACGAGGAAGTTGTCCAAATTGTGGAGGAGAAGTTGAAAAATTAAGAAGCAAAAAAGGGAAAATATACTATAAATGTACTTCTTGTGGGGAAATGTTTTGGAATGAACCTTCTGAGTATAAATGTCCATCATGTGGAGAAACATTATTTTATAGGACTAGCCGAGGAAAAGAAAAATTATATTGTGAAAAAGATAAAAAATATTATGAACTTGAAAAGATAAAAAAATAA
- a CDS encoding 3'-5' exoribonuclease YhaM family protein yields the protein MGDNYSIGEILKGQKGDNNSDFVKKEAFKQVNLISELKPNEEVQVEGKVVSKRLQKTKSDRSFLLITLADKSQSIRAVDWYYPEENNNKIQVGEVIKLKGKTVFFENRIQINLINDEEAIEILNPLEVNPEKYMKSSQTELNTLINTLENYIVQVENLGVKALLTSIFIENDYIREMFLTSPAAMDIHHAYQNGLIEHSLKVTELSLKLYKTYSEEEVYINKDIIIAGALLHDIGKIEEYVITPSGIEKTEQGELMGHIPLGVKLIYEEAEKIGERISKEDLDHIIHIILSHHGEIEYGSPVVPKTLEAMIVNFSDNIDSKIARAKENIRNALQINENSTWSEYDKRLERKMKIEKYSD from the coding sequence TTGGGAGATAATTATTCAATAGGAGAAATTCTAAAAGGGCAAAAAGGAGATAATAACTCTGATTTTGTTAAAAAGGAAGCTTTCAAACAGGTTAATTTAATTTCTGAACTCAAACCTAATGAAGAGGTACAAGTAGAAGGCAAAGTAGTAAGTAAAAGGCTTCAAAAAACTAAATCTGACAGATCATTTCTACTAATAACATTAGCAGATAAAAGTCAGTCAATTAGAGCAGTTGATTGGTATTATCCTGAAGAAAATAATAATAAAATTCAAGTTGGAGAAGTTATAAAGTTGAAAGGAAAAACTGTTTTTTTTGAGAATAGAATTCAGATAAATTTGATCAATGATGAAGAAGCTATAGAAATATTAAATCCCTTAGAGGTGAATCCAGAAAAATATATGAAGAGTTCTCAAACCGAGTTAAACACCTTAATTAATACATTAGAGAATTACATAGTTCAAGTAGAAAATTTAGGTGTTAAAGCATTACTAACCTCAATCTTTATTGAAAACGATTATATAAGGGAGATGTTTCTAACCTCACCAGCAGCAATGGATATTCATCATGCCTATCAAAATGGTTTAATAGAGCATAGTTTGAAGGTTACTGAATTATCTCTTAAACTTTATAAAACCTATTCTGAAGAAGAAGTATATATCAATAAAGATATAATAATTGCTGGGGCCCTATTACATGATATTGGAAAGATTGAAGAATATGTTATTACACCGAGTGGAATAGAAAAAACTGAGCAAGGTGAATTAATGGGTCATATTCCTTTAGGAGTAAAACTAATTTATGAAGAGGCAGAAAAGATTGGAGAACGGATAAGTAAAGAAGATCTAGATCATATAATACACATTATCCTGTCTCATCATGGAGAAATTGAGTATGGAAGCCCTGTTGTACCAAAAACTTTAGAAGCGATGATTGTAAATTTTAGTGATAACATTGATTCTAAGATAGCCCGGGCTAAAGAAAATATAAGAAATGCCCTTCAAATAAATGAAAACTCTACATGGAGTGAATATGATAAAAGACTTGAGAGAAAAATGAAAATTGAAAAATACAGCGATTAA
- the alr gene encoding alanine racemase, producing the protein MNIIGRNTFAVVNIEKYLKNLEFLNSCTTAKIMPVLKADAYGHGMQELGKAALKSGYDMFAVAFLEEALELLSSGILSKVLIFNYFDPKDLKSVLDYSDYLRPTITSIDFLEKACGILGKDIKKLVFHINVDTGMNRIGIREEELSTLIRLIKKHNINVEGIYSHFATADEKDEFVKIQYDKFLNILNYIINEGIDIKIRHLANSAGLLFFPQSSLDYVRPGVATFGMQPSNIIKVEELKPVMELKSTVAKINMVKSGESIGYGRTFTTLKSMKTAIVPIGYADGYFRNLSNKAYVLINGKKCRILGNISMDQMVVDITEVNTNVGDEVVLIGEQDGVSITCEELAQKAGTINYEITSKLTRRVPRIYIRGGN; encoded by the coding sequence ATGAATATAATTGGTAGAAACACATTTGCAGTTGTAAACATCGAAAAATATCTTAAGAACTTGGAATTTCTAAATTCCTGTACAACTGCTAAAATTATGCCCGTTCTCAAGGCAGATGCTTATGGCCATGGAATGCAAGAATTAGGGAAAGCTGCATTAAAGTCGGGTTATGATATGTTTGCTGTAGCCTTTTTAGAAGAAGCATTAGAATTATTAAGCTCGGGAATTTTATCGAAAGTCTTGATCTTTAATTATTTTGATCCTAAAGATTTAAAAAGCGTATTAGATTATTCTGATTATTTAAGACCTACGATTACTTCTATAGACTTTCTCGAAAAAGCTTGTGGTATACTAGGAAAAGACATTAAAAAATTAGTTTTTCATATAAATGTTGACACAGGAATGAATAGAATAGGAATAAGAGAAGAAGAATTATCAACATTAATCAGATTGATCAAAAAACATAATATTAACGTTGAAGGAATTTATTCTCATTTTGCAACTGCTGATGAAAAAGACGAGTTTGTTAAAATACAGTATGATAAATTTCTCAATATTTTAAATTACATTATTAATGAGGGAATTGATATAAAGATAAGACATCTAGCCAATAGTGCTGGTCTTCTATTTTTTCCGCAGAGTTCTTTAGATTATGTAAGACCAGGTGTTGCAACTTTTGGTATGCAGCCATCAAATATTATTAAAGTAGAAGAATTGAAACCAGTAATGGAATTGAAAAGCACGGTAGCTAAAATAAATATGGTAAAATCTGGCGAAAGTATTGGTTATGGTAGAACCTTTACCACATTAAAATCGATGAAAACCGCTATTGTTCCAATAGGATATGCAGATGGTTATTTTAGAAATCTCTCAAATAAAGCCTATGTTTTAATTAATGGAAAAAAATGTCGAATATTGGGGAATATTTCTATGGATCAGATGGTAGTTGATATCACTGAAGTCAACACAAATGTTGGAGATGAAGTTGTTCTAATTGGAGAACAAGATGGAGTAAGTATTACTTGTGAAGAATTAGCACAAAAAGCAGGAACGATTAATTATGAAATCACCTCTAAGTTAACTAGGAGAGTTCCAAGAATTTACATTAGAGGAGGAAATTGA